The nucleotide sequence GTTGGGCAGGACCACGTCTCCGAATTTCTAAAGGCCTACGGCACGGAATATGACCCGCACCGCTACGCCTTCTACTGCACTCTGGACGAGTTCTTTTAGACGTCCTTGAGCTTGAAACTGAGGGTCGTCACCCAGTCCTTGGGATCCGGAACCTTGGCAGGATCGGTCTCGTAGATTTCCAGCCTGCAGGCGAAATGTTCGCCATTGGGCTTCTCGACCATGTCAAAGGGTTGGTTGGTGAGCCGCGCCCATCCGATCAGCACGCCAGTTACCTTTTCCAGGGCGTCGTAGTGACCATGCCAGGCAAGCGTCATGAACCGCCCCCCGGGGAGGGTTGAAGTGCGCACCGCTCCGTCCTCAGGCCCTGGGCTCCGCACCGCGATCCCTGCCTCGACATCGAGGGTCTCGGCCATGTTGATCCGCCGGTAATTGTAAAA is from Devosia sp. SD17-2 and encodes:
- a CDS encoding GyrI-like domain-containing protein, whose product is MMTLPEVIERPEQHYVYVPFTVRMNQLQKPADEGFPQIFAYLEKHGLEPEGEAFYNYRRINMAETLDVEAGIAVRSPGPEDGAVRTSTLPGGRFMTLAWHGHYDALEKVTGVLIGWARLTNQPFDMVEKPNGEHFACRLEIYETDPAKVPDPKDWVTTLSFKLKDV